A genomic stretch from Helianthus annuus cultivar XRQ/B chromosome 1, HanXRQr2.0-SUNRISE, whole genome shotgun sequence includes:
- the LOC110929089 gene encoding uncharacterized protein LOC110929089: MNFDIEDLDGKVLRCTVWNGYALQIKDFISKIPPHEHVMVVIQHGKCKEWKGEYTVQSDKFATRIFLNQEIDEVDELRRRHILKFGQGSSSTSQTILSSQSIFPLHKEFVTEGNVLCCRCDN, from the exons ATGAATTTCGATATTGAAGATTTGGA TGGTAAGGTTTTGCGGTGTACTGTGTGGAATGGTTATGCTCTGCAGATTAAGGACTTCATTTCTAAAATCCCACCTCATGAGCATGTGATGGTTGTTATACAGCATGGAAAGTGTAAGGAATGGAAAG GTGAATATACTGTTCAAAGTGACAAGTTTGCAACACGAATTTTTCTGAATCAAGAAATTGATGAAGTTGATGAGCTAAGGAGGAG GCATATATTGAAGTTTGGACAAGGGAGTAGTTCTACTTCTCAGACGATACTATCGTCTCAGAGTATTTTTCCATTACATAAAGAATTTGTAACTGAAG GAAATGTCTTGTGTTGTCGTTGCGACAATTAA